In the Bombus fervidus isolate BK054 chromosome 13, iyBomFerv1, whole genome shotgun sequence genome, AGGTGAATAACAAAATTGCCTTCCttttatatattgaaaaaaaaacaaatgtttGTGATGTATATAAAATCTAAGATTATGTCATTCATGGTAAAATTTAGTATATCATGTGATATATCAATAGGTTTTGAATtgaatacatgtatatactttttaaatgTCATAAGAATTTGTAACACGCACATAATCTTACTAAATATCatcatatttcttaatttaacCAGTTTCGTTAACTGTTTGTAATTCCTAattgtttttcttctcttgCCTTTTGTTTTGATACAAAGTCTTTAAGATTCTCTCTCAAGTTGTATCCATTTTGGTTGATCCActgaaaataaatcattaatgaaaatattaaggtAATTAAAGCAATGCTAAGTTAAAAGCTAAAAAATGTACCATCGTTTTGACCCATTTTGGAAGattttccttattttcatGCATCAGAAACCTAAAGAATAAACGAATCAATCATACTTCTAACAAaaacttttcatttatattctgCTAAATGATCAACAACCTTTCATCGACTAGCAATACAGCTCCCCAATCGTTAATATGTCTTAAGCAACGACCTAAAGCTTGATTCAATGCCCTAAAAGCTTGTATACTGTACCACTCTGAACCCTTCAACAATCCTTTCTTAACGTTCGTATCATTGTAATTCAGTTTCATATCAATCACAGGATCTTTCCTTACTGCatatggtattccaacctaaacaacaatattgtaaatttgttcgtgattttctcttttcaattCTACTAAAAAGTGGTAGAAACTTACAGTAATGACACAACGTGCTTCATTATCCTTAAAATCAATTCCTTCTGCTACTTTTCCTCTGAAGACAGCCAGAAATAAAGCTCCAGTGATTTTTCCTCTTCGTTCAGTAGATGTCTGCTCTATCACTTGACGATATTCATACATGATATCTTTAAGATCACCACCATGGCGTGGTTCTATGAAGACTTGCTTCACATTGTTGATTTTCATCCAAATGGAATTATTTATCCACCTCTGTATTTGTGTGTGCATCACATTATAGGATGAGAAGAAACAAAGGATTCCATGCGGCACTGACTCACAAACATCCAACAATACTGCACCTAGTTCATCCTGGAAAACAATCATATATCAGCTATCTCAAATAGAACAGGacaatactttgaaataataaaaatctccAATTTAGTAACGCAACGACTAGAAAAGCGATTTTACATGCAATTcctaataatagaattttagtAGTATTAAATGtgctaaattattatataaagagaaattagaaatttgatcaaaaattaaataaaattgtaaagaaaGCGACATTATACTTGAAAGGTCGAATTTTTAGTATGCAATAGCGAATACGTTAAACTATTCTCAGGAGAAAAtgtgtaattttgttattaaaattataaagaaggAAATATATATGCATAACATACTTGAAAAGCCCAGCTGTTCACAGATTGATAATTCGCCCTTAGTTTAACTTCATTCGGTCCTTGAGGTATGCACATAGCGTAAACTTGTTCCTTGGGTATCACGTGGCCGGTGTTGAGCACGTGTGCAAATGACGTTCCCAATTCGCTTTGGAACGACGCAGTCGGACTCAGGGTACCGGACGCGAGGATTATAGAGCGCGCTTGTCGAGCAAGCGGTGCAAAGGTCACACCCGGATTCATGCACAGTAATTTCAAGGTTCGTACACGCTGTGTACACACTTTCGATGACAACCATGTATTCTCAGTGGCCTGCGATTTTGGGAAAAAATCAGAAATTCTGTGATTTCCTTTTAAATACAATCTTTTTTAGGGGAACAGAGATGTCAAATTCTATTAAATCAATTGGatctgaaatatttcaaaataagaGAATATAAAGAATCTGTAGATGttgaaaaagtaaatttaccatatttttatttaacattcgAAAAAATAACTTTCGAACGATTCCTAAATCCTAAATATAATACCATTGGTGGTTGCaagatttcttaaaataatcgTCTTAGAGAATTCTTctgtttcaaattatttttttcattcataacttgaaaaaataatttatatgtgccttgtaaatttatttaattttcttcaatCGGACGCAATTGTAAAAAgcgaattttcaattttacactTACGTATTTGAAATCCTTTACTGTGGTTTCTGTTATACAGGCCCTAAAGTCGTTCATGTATTCGCTAGAAGTGATCATCCGTATAGTGAACATTAGTtgttcaattaatttcttgGTGGCGGGTGAAATAACCGGCTGTAACACTTTCTGAAATGTTCTACTCTCCTCTTTCGCTTTATTCGAATCTGCAATTGCTGCGTTGCACGCTCCCAGGAACTTAGTATACATGGTTTCGTTTAAACCGTTCatgttaaataattctaaCAGCTCTGCACCGGTCCAGTACGGACTTGAAAGATTGTCGCTGTTATAGCCCTGTTAACAGAATTTACTATATTGCAATTTTAGAGGAAGATCTTTAGAAGATATTTAACTGTTCGAAACAatagttttacaattttataaatgaatgGGGTAAAAGAATGAATAGATTAAATTTCTCTAGTAttaaataattggaaattagATTAACTAAAAATGAACTAAATACTAAACAATTATGgaatttcgattaaattaattaattagatgccataataaaatacataacaaggtatattatttaattagatgccataataaaatacataacaaGGTATATCTTGAATTGAGAACTGGACTGAAGTGCTAGATATACCATAcgtattttgatattataatcATGCGATcgtgtaattttattgtataaataatttcttgagTAATTAACAAAAGGCTTACGACTTTATCGACGCCCGTGATTTTCAGAAGATTCACCAGCTTGAGAGAATACGTTTGAAGAGTTCCATAAATCTCGGAATCTGCAGCTCTTTGTTTCATAAGAGATTCACATTCAGTCGCAACGGCTGTAAGATGATCCTCGCGAAAACTAACGCTTGCAACATCTCTGCAGATGTCTTCTATATTATGAGCTTCGTCCAGAATAATCACATGGCCGGCCACATTCAGTTGCATctgaataaattataagatGTTCTATGAAACTTCGATAGAATATTTTGCacgtattatttcaataaatagaCTCACACTTTCACGAATATCGGGATCCACGATGTAGTTATAAGGGCAGAAAATAATGTCCGCGTGTTCCATTAAATTTCTGGCGGCGAAATATGGACACagttcttcgtttcttccgaTCGCTACCAAGTCTTCGATGTCCCATATATCGTTCAAACCTCGACTTTTCGCCCCGCGAAACGTTGCAATGATCTTTTTGTTAGATTCGTTGTAAAACGGACAGCCTTTGCGCTACAAGAATTTTTTGGATTTTTAACTACATTGGAAAATTCGCCTTCGAAGTTGGGAACAAAATGTAGGAGTTCGTCTGGAGAACATTTTTACGCAAAGAAATTGTTTGCAAAGATTATCGAAGAAATTTTGGAAACTTTGGAATTTTGGAAGTTGGAATTTTTCCACGGAGATTTCCTTTTCTTGAAACATTGGAACATTTCTTCGAAAATTAGAACTTGGAATTTGTTCACGAAgattctttttacaaaattaggATAGAGTCAAAGCGTTGGAAGCAGTTTCAAAAAATTCCACGAACGATCAGAAAGTCGATTAATTTTCAGGATCTGGGTGAAAACAAACATTTTGAATGTCCAACAGGTCGTTGCAGAGCtcagttttatttttcgtagTCTCTTGGATGCAAGTGTGCTCTCTACTGCTCAAAATAGTCAttctaaaaaaagaaggaaaagaaagagcaatcaaattagaaatttccTTCCAATGTAAGCTACTGAAAAACTTCCTCTTACTTTTTGTGTCTGTACGAAGTTTTCTTTAATTCCCTTACAACCTGTTCGATCTGCTTGTGCGTTCGCGTAccgtagaatatttttgacatctttatcttctttctaaaacgatattatacatttatatgaacaaaaataaattgaaaaatttggtTACGAAGTTGGAATAATTCTTACGATTCCTCATACAAGTCCCCGATATCTTCCTCCTCGTCATAGTCTTCGTAATAATCCGTACATTTTGTATTCGAGCTTTCAGGAAGGTTTTCTCCATTGTTTTCGCGCGACGTTGTTGATTTGCAGTCCTCTGAAACAAATTCCgcttgataaaaatatttcaatctgcCCTTTACCGTCATTGAGTTCAAGAAATTATACTTGAGATTCTTTGACGAGAGAAAAGGTATGTcaataattcttttcttcgGTAAGTATCTTTTTTCTGCAACCAcctcttttataatttatccGCTATCAACCGAAGAACTCGTATTATTAACTCAAAACCTTCCAGTAACGTAGAATCGTAATACCAATCAAACATAAGAAATgttctaattttatattcaccACAGAACTACTTTCAAAATATATGAGtgtttttcgaataaaaatctttcttcCACCCCTTGCGTccaaaaatatgataatacaaaagaatacaaattaaatagaaattctcTTTCCATTTCCAAAGGCTTTGTTCCatttcgtttattaaaaaatttactgaTTCCttactaaaattattacaagaaatttaaaaagaatctaTCAGATCTATATCCTCCTTAATCTAATGTTGTTTCAATCCCTGCGTCTTCTTGTACACTTTgaattcgtttatttatatacgataaaaatacaaagataaGCAAAGATGCGAAGTATAATAAGATACAATAAAACACTATATAACAACAAATGTCATTCCATTGGAAAAGCTTGCAAATTTGAAATCTATATTCTTCTTCAACCCTTTCTCTCATGTCTTTcgttgtatattaaaatttttatggaaagaAATCCTACGCGAagattattaaagaaattacgAATTTTTCCCTGAAGATTTCTTGAAAACGGAATATTTCTTCCCGGTCGTTCATAGTAATATATTCCAAGATCCTGTGCACAATAAAAAAAGCCGAATGCGAAATAAGCAAAAATCCGCCGATTCGTTGGTGGATCGCAAAGAGCAGAAAAAGCAGctgcaataaaaaatatcacatTCTCAAGAAATTTCCTAATctcgtataataaaaagtagcTCTCAAATCTGTATCCACTATATCTCAGCCCTCTTCAACCCCTTCCCTTATACATTCCAAGTCCCGCGCCATTTATACACAATGAGAAAGCCGAATAAGAAATAAGCAAAAATCCGCCGATTCATTTTCAGATcacaaagaacaaaaaaaaacggagagtagaaagaagaagaagaagaagaagaaaaaggagaaaaaaaagaaaataaaaacgagGCCAAGGGGCGAAACGTCGGAAAAGGGACAGGAATCTTTCATCGAATTCGCATGATCCCCGGGCGCATCCTCGATGCGAGCGATTTCTAAGGGGCGCGCTCGACTAACTGAAAAGGATTACGCTTATTTAGGAAGTTCCTCGCCGTTGAAAAGGATCTCTTCTCCGCAATACAGataggaagagagagagagagagagagagagagagagagagatcatCTTTCCTCTCGTTTTCGCTCGTTCTGTTCTATTAATGCCTGTGAAAACGAGACGAGGAGACGAGCGAGAGGAATGTCAAAACAGCGGGATCGGTGGCAGGTGAAAGGGCAGGGAATCCATTGAGCGGGATCAATAGGGGTGGTTTAATCCACCCTCTCGCTGGATGTCGACAAAAGGGGCCAAGCTACTCGAAGGAAACGCACAGATGGGGCCGAAGAAGATGGAGAAGGGGCGGTTTTAATCCTTTCGCGTGCCTCGGTTTGCTTCGAGtcagaaaaatagaaatgatgGTGAAATGACAGTGAAAAGCCAATGAAATGGATGTTTATTCGTAAGCGGATTTCGACGAACGCGTACGAAGATCACTGGCAGAGGTCCTTCACGGGGTATTCGAAGATTTTCGAGAGGTAAATCCATTTCTCGATGCAGATGGGGTAGTTTGATGAATGATGTTTGACATGATGTTTGACGAGGAGGAATGCGAGGTGAAGCCATTTCGTGATTGAGGACGCGGTACTGTGATGGATGATATTTGACGTTGATAAGATTCGAGCAGCAGGTGGATGAATTTCTACCGATGTAGATGGGGCGGTACGTTCGACGTTATTTTTGTGTTCGTTGACATCGTCTTTATATAAGCACGTTTTGTAATATCGaagacattttatttttatatcgatatttcgtgtgcataatatattttagattGTCTTTAGACTGTATTTTAAGATTATATTTGTGGATGGTTGAACCAATATCGATAGGATACGAAGATTCTCTTTTGGAGGTGgtattattatgaatatttatcgaaattattttaatgattctTCGTGAGTTTCTACATAAACGTTTTGTAACATTGTGTGataagattatttattaatttaggaCGATCATAAAGTAtctgattttattttatcgcttCTCACGAAAATTCTTCTTGGagatttaaaataacaaatatttagaatgaaatgtaaaaagtGTGTTGTTTCCacattaaatacataaaagttaaaaaatacacATTTTAATTACGAAACTATCATCTTCTAACGAATTCCACGTCGAACCATTTCCTCGAAGCGATGTCTCcatcaatattcaatattcaatatccGTATATGAAGAAGAAAATCCTAAGTTTCAACATGATATACAAAACGATCTGtgaagatgaaaatatttgacgaaCAAAAGGaaggtttaaaaaattgatacaacaaaataaaacaataattcatataatataaattttctccaCGCGATGTCTCCGTCAGTATTTAGTATTTGTGTAAGAAAGGGAAGATCCTAAGTTTCAACGTGATATACAGAACGACCTAtgaagatgaaaatatttgttgaacAAAAaggagatttaaaaaattaatacaacaAAATCAAACTATAATACGTACACCGtagtgtaaataattaataattcatatacGTATGTTACAACACCtacttttataattctttaaagTACAGTCCCATTTTCATAAAAGATTCACTTCAAAcgcagaaaaatgaaaagctAAATACCAATATGAATAAGTAAGCTTATTTTAGAGAACCGCTTACgtacaaatacaaatatttatttcgtagaAAAAAAATCTACAGGGCAAACACAAAATTCCAATTattcatatagtaaaataatgcATAACAAAATGCAAAACAAATTTGTCAACAATTTTCTCGAACTTCATTCAAACGCTATTAATAACCCTTCTTGACGACAGCAGTGTTTAAAGGGTTAGTACATTTATAGCTAACATCCTATAGCTATGAACAAATAGCTAAcaataagaataagaaaagaatattcaaaACCCATTTCTTTAAGCGGAAATTTATGGCTTTGGCATAAACGGGACGATACCATGTAtagtgtaaataattaataatttctcagtTTATGCCTCCGTAAGCAATTCCAGCCGATATCGACTATCCTATCGaaaattccggcttaacgaaCAACCATTTT is a window encoding:
- the LOC139993670 gene encoding Fanconi anemia group J protein homolog translates to MLVIYVISAVIVFVIYTGVKLKLEEWFEETKMSRLRLKRDDSTYERSQAESLCPESPNNIEISSDESDIVPTNEIIESEKDSSEPSITDTSNDEETLSKFQKSTDSIKSDEDIKELTYNTSSKSKTSMFNWSQQGPSPKKRNIYDHSDSNSSDDFNSKPVWFKKKQEKKKHKSSHIKQTKIKNEPNNKQKEETVAQVSIQHEQMISGIKVKLPVKPYSCQVAVMNQLIQGCIKQENCLLESPTGSGKTLALLCGVLAWHDHHVAEVQNQNQKLEKQIQEDILQDCKSTTSRENNGENLPESSNTKCTDYYEDYDEEEDIGDLYEESKKIKMSKIFYGTRTHKQIEQVVRELKKTSYRHKKMTILSSREHTCIQETTKNKTELCNDLLDIQNRKGCPFYNESNKKIIATFRGAKSRGLNDIWDIEDLVAIGRNEELCPYFAARNLMEHADIIFCPYNYIVDPDIRESMQLNVAGHVIILDEAHNIEDICRDVASVSFREDHLTAVATECESLMKQRAADSEIYGTLQTYSLKLVNLLKITGVDKVGYNSDNLSSPYWTGAELLELFNMNGLNETMYTKFLGACNAAIADSNKAKEESRTFQKVLQPVISPATKKLIEQLMFTIRMITSSEYMNDFRACITETTVKDFKYATENTWLSSKVCTQRVRTLKLLCMNPGVTFAPLARQARSIILASGTLSPTASFQSELGTSFAHVLNTGHVIPKEQVYAMCIPQGPNEVKLRANYQSVNSWAFQDELGAVLLDVCESVPHGILCFFSSYNVMHTQIQRWINNSIWMKINNVKQVFIEPRHGGDLKDIMYEYRQVIEQTSTERRGKITGALFLAVFRGKVAEGIDFKDNEARCVITVGIPYAVRKDPVIDMKLNYNDTNVKKGLLKGSEWYSIQAFRALNQALGRCLRHINDWGAVLLVDERFLMHENKENLPKWVKTMWINQNGYNLRENLKDFVSKQKAREEKQLGITNS